A single window of Candidatus Dadabacteria bacterium DNA harbors:
- a CDS encoding type II toxin-antitoxin system RelB/DinJ family antitoxin, whose product MAKTEMIRARMEPELKREAEEIFSTLGLSTTEAITMFYRQVTFYQGLPFIVRIPRQETLEAIRQARSGEGLIEYADVDELMAEFDNA is encoded by the coding sequence ATGGCTAAAACCGAAATGATACGTGCGCGGATGGAACCTGAACTCAAGCGGGAAGCTGAAGAAATATTCTCCACTCTTGGTTTGTCTACTACTGAAGCGATCACCATGTTCTACAGACAGGTTACTTTTTATCAAGGTTTGCCTTTTATTGTAAGAATACCCAGACAAGAGACCTTGGAAGCTATCCGTCAGGCGCGCTCCGGGGAAGGTCTTATCGAATATGCAGATGTTGATGAGCTGATGGCTGAGTTTGATAATGCGTAA
- a CDS encoding type II toxin-antitoxin system YafQ family toxin, which produces MRKLRTTAQFRRDLKRLGRRGKDSEKLHSVIARLVAGEPLDLINRPHRLSGEWAPCWECHIEPDWLLVWDEDKESITLIRTGTHSDLFR; this is translated from the coding sequence ATGCGTAAGTTGCGCACAACTGCGCAGTTCAGAAGAGATCTTAAGAGGCTTGGCAGAAGGGGGAAAGATTCCGAAAAGCTCCACAGCGTAATTGCCAGACTGGTTGCCGGGGAACCACTTGACCTGATTAACAGGCCGCACCGCTTATCAGGTGAGTGGGCTCCCTGCTGGGAGTGCCATATAGAACCTGACTGGCTCCTTGTTTGGGATGAAGATAAGGAGTCGATAACTCTGATCCGAACTGGAACCCATTCAGACTTATTCAGATAA
- a CDS encoding gliding motility protein GldC encodes MSKDAEIKLKVMLGDDNVPEGLFWEASQSEEPGEKRCEAAFISMWDAEKKESLVIDLWTKKMEVGEMNYHFYYTMMKMADTYERATSEKQISNRMREFAGEFAEMVLESFGGQKNP; translated from the coding sequence ATGTCCAAAGATGCCGAAATCAAGCTTAAGGTAATGCTAGGGGATGACAATGTTCCCGAGGGTCTTTTCTGGGAGGCTTCCCAGTCCGAAGAACCTGGAGAGAAGCGCTGCGAGGCAGCTTTTATCTCCATGTGGGATGCCGAGAAAAAAGAATCTCTTGTAATAGATCTCTGGACCAAGAAAATGGAAGTAGGAGAAATGAACTACCATTTTTATTACACCATGATGAAAATGGCTGACACTTACGAAAGGGCTACCTCCGAGAAACAGATATCAAACAGAATGAGAGAATTCGCGGGCGAGTTCGCCGAAATGGTCCTTGAGTCTTTCGGAGGCCAGAAAAACCCCTGA
- a CDS encoding heavy metal-associated domain-containing protein — protein sequence MKTSITAIIFMTLLFVFQSHAQHGEHEHNHEGEVVETPTTSNNMENAACEDTINIKVSGLVCDFCARSLEKVFLKRGDIAGINVDLGKSSIMVAMKPGLTVDDATLAKLITDSGYNVSAIKRGCEHG from the coding sequence ATGAAAACATCAATCACCGCAATTATTTTTATGACACTTCTTTTTGTGTTCCAAAGCCATGCGCAGCATGGAGAACACGAACATAACCATGAAGGTGAGGTGGTAGAGACCCCCACCACTTCAAACAACATGGAAAACGCCGCCTGCGAAGATACCATCAATATCAAGGTAAGCGGACTTGTATGCGATTTCTGCGCCCGTTCCCTGGAAAAGGTGTTCCTGAAACGCGGGGACATCGCGGGAATCAATGTTGATCTCGGCAAAAGCTCCATAATGGTCGCCATGAAACCCGGATTGACCGTTGACGATGCGACGCTTGCGAAGCTTATCACGGATTCGGGATACAACGTGAGCGCCATTAAGAGGGGATGCGAGCATGGATAA
- a CDS encoding TIGR03560 family F420-dependent LLM class oxidoreductase, protein MSRPEFGVMLRQQKIDFEDIKATAQLCDSTGYDSVWFYDHVLGQGIIGIDIYEPWTLMSALSTVTENVKLGTMVLCNPFRHPPLLAKMASTLDVISNGRVEFAIGAGWFEDEFRAYGYPFPSTKERIEMLREAITILKLMWTDETASFAGRHYKVENALCNPKPVQRPHIPVCIGGSGERFLLRAVAELADEWNCPATSAIEFDRKHSILRKHCEEAGRDIEDITISQQTVCVLVENRKDLPEKLEKAQRRYGFFGDIEKLGIVGTPEDCVEKISADMEKGISKYTIFFSDVMNPGTIELFAKEVIPEFR, encoded by the coding sequence ATGAGCAGACCCGAATTCGGAGTAATGCTGAGACAGCAGAAAATAGACTTTGAGGATATAAAGGCCACGGCGCAGTTATGCGACTCGACTGGATATGATTCCGTCTGGTTCTACGATCATGTCCTGGGTCAGGGAATAATAGGTATCGATATCTATGAACCCTGGACCCTGATGTCCGCGCTCTCGACAGTAACCGAGAACGTTAAGCTTGGAACCATGGTTCTCTGCAATCCCTTCAGACACCCTCCCCTTCTCGCCAAGATGGCTTCAACGCTTGACGTGATAAGCAACGGGCGGGTTGAGTTCGCAATAGGAGCCGGATGGTTTGAAGATGAGTTCCGCGCTTACGGATATCCATTTCCTTCAACGAAAGAAAGAATAGAGATGCTGAGAGAAGCGATCACGATACTCAAACTGATGTGGACTGATGAAACCGCCTCTTTTGCCGGCAGGCATTACAAGGTGGAGAACGCGCTCTGCAACCCCAAGCCCGTTCAGCGTCCCCACATTCCAGTATGCATCGGAGGTTCCGGAGAAAGATTCCTCTTAAGAGCAGTGGCGGAACTCGCCGATGAATGGAACTGTCCCGCGACAAGCGCGATTGAATTTGACCGCAAGCACTCGATACTCCGTAAGCACTGCGAGGAAGCCGGGAGAGACATAGAAGATATAACGATATCTCAGCAGACCGTCTGCGTTCTGGTTGAGAACAGAAAAGATCTTCCCGAAAAACTCGAGAAGGCCCAGAGACGCTATGGATTCTTCGGAGATATAGAAAAACTCGGGATCGTGGGAACCCCGGAAGACTGCGTAGAAAAGATCAGCGCCGACATGGAAAAGGGAATATCCAAATACACGATTTTCTTCTCAGACGTGATGAACCCCGGGACCATAGAGCTTTTCGCAAAGGAAGTAATACCCGAATTTAGATAA
- a CDS encoding peptidylprolyl isomerase, producing the protein MVLISTSLGDIKLELYEDKAPITVANFFSYVEEGFFDGTIFHRVINNFMIQGGGMTADMKQKPTKDPIKNEADNGLKNERGTIAMARTAVVDSATSQFFINHADNSFLDHGARDFGYAVFGKVVEGIEVVDKIAAVQTRAGDVPVETVSILSIKVVN; encoded by the coding sequence ATGGTTCTTATTTCGACTTCGCTTGGCGACATAAAACTTGAACTCTATGAAGACAAGGCGCCGATTACCGTGGCGAATTTTTTTTCCTACGTGGAAGAAGGCTTTTTCGACGGCACCATATTTCACAGGGTGATAAATAATTTCATGATACAGGGTGGCGGCATGACTGCGGACATGAAGCAGAAGCCGACCAAGGACCCCATAAAAAACGAGGCCGACAACGGCCTTAAAAACGAACGCGGCACCATAGCGATGGCCAGGACTGCCGTTGTGGATTCCGCGACGTCGCAGTTTTTTATAAACCACGCGGACAACTCCTTTCTTGATCACGGCGCGCGCGATTTCGGTTACGCGGTATTCGGAAAAGTTGTTGAGGGAATCGAGGTTGTCGACAAAATTGCCGCTGTTCAGACCAGAGCGGGAGATGTTCCCGTCGAGACGGTGTCTATTTTGTCGATTAAGGTCGTCAATTAA
- the purM gene encoding phosphoribosylformylglycinamidine cyclo-ligase, whose product MSEEVTYKSAGVDVEEGERFVRLIKPLVESTYGESKVSPLGGFAGAFPLDTDTFRKPLLVSATDGVGTKLKTAFSARKFDTIGIDLVAMSVNDVITCGAKPLFFLDYLATSKLDSEQATEVVKGISEGCIRAGCVLIGGETAEMPGFYAEGEFDLAGFCVGVVEKDLYIDGAGVGPGDAIVGLASSGLHSNGYSLARKVLFDIGGYSIDSRPRSLSKTIGEELLTPTVIYSKTVLGLCAEFDVKALAHVTGGGIPGNLSRVIPGGLFAAIDSSSWEATPIFDLIMKTGNISRDEMHSTFNCGVGMIVVLPREQAEEALAFARDLPEAAYLIGEIKKLDAAADPKVRIL is encoded by the coding sequence GTGTCAGAAGAAGTTACTTACAAAAGCGCCGGTGTTGACGTGGAGGAAGGCGAGAGGTTCGTGCGCCTTATAAAACCTCTGGTCGAGTCGACCTACGGCGAAAGCAAAGTAAGCCCGCTCGGGGGTTTTGCGGGCGCTTTTCCGCTTGATACAGACACTTTCCGCAAGCCCCTGCTTGTATCGGCCACAGACGGCGTCGGCACAAAACTCAAAACAGCTTTTTCCGCGCGCAAGTTTGATACGATAGGGATAGACCTGGTCGCCATGAGCGTTAACGACGTGATTACCTGCGGCGCAAAACCCCTATTTTTCCTTGACTACCTTGCTACCTCGAAGCTTGACTCCGAGCAGGCAACCGAGGTGGTAAAGGGAATCAGCGAGGGATGTATCCGGGCGGGATGCGTGCTTATCGGGGGAGAGACGGCGGAAATGCCCGGATTTTACGCCGAGGGGGAGTTTGATCTCGCGGGTTTCTGTGTCGGAGTGGTGGAGAAGGATCTTTATATTGACGGCGCCGGGGTAGGGCCGGGCGACGCGATAGTCGGGCTTGCTTCAAGCGGTCTTCATTCAAACGGCTACTCTCTTGCGAGAAAAGTACTTTTTGACATCGGGGGCTACTCGATTGACTCAAGACCCCGGAGTCTTTCAAAAACCATTGGAGAGGAACTTCTCACTCCCACGGTCATATACTCAAAGACTGTTCTCGGGCTCTGCGCGGAATTCGACGTGAAAGCCCTTGCCCACGTGACTGGCGGCGGGATACCGGGGAACCTCTCAAGAGTAATTCCTGGGGGACTTTTTGCGGCGATTGACAGCAGCAGCTGGGAGGCTACTCCCATTTTCGACCTGATAATGAAAACAGGGAATATAAGCCGCGATGAGATGCACTCGACGTTTAACTGCGGGGTGGGAATGATAGTGGTACTGCCGCGGGAGCAGGCCGAAGAAGCTCTGGCCTTCGCGCGGGACCTGCCCGAAGCGGCCTACCTTATCGGCGAGATAAAAAAACTTGACGCCGCTGCGGATCCCAAGGTCCGTATTCTCTGA
- a CDS encoding energy transducer TonB codes for MNSNRKVPFPVFLLISAVLNLLLIHLLFSEILPDPESLEDPLERTYIELIEMPVKETEPPDKPSRLADKSHRAEKETTRDDTTKLSRSIPKTEKKNIPKRTPAGAIQPGEQKKSTERFSPEKDRVAMIPEGEKNKPEKRKTSPDQLPRSSPSDSASQMVNPRVADVPFDYNTEEQLLGTENVEKEITVDLNTTEYKYISYFTKLKERIYQVWKYPRESQVRREQGNVRIVFTLRKDGYLENVRIIQPSGFEDLDREVLRTIRVASPYNPFPKSWEEEKLKIPATFDYKLPKWVRYYN; via the coding sequence ATGAATAGTAATAGAAAAGTCCCTTTCCCGGTTTTTCTTCTGATCTCAGCTGTGCTGAACCTGCTGCTGATTCACCTTCTTTTCTCAGAGATACTGCCCGATCCCGAAAGCCTTGAGGATCCGCTTGAGAGAACATACATAGAACTTATCGAGATGCCGGTTAAAGAGACTGAACCCCCCGACAAGCCGTCAAGACTCGCTGACAAGTCCCACAGGGCGGAGAAAGAAACTACGAGAGACGACACGACAAAACTCTCAAGATCAATTCCTAAAACTGAAAAGAAAAACATACCGAAAAGAACACCCGCGGGAGCAATTCAGCCCGGAGAACAGAAAAAGAGCACGGAGAGATTCTCTCCCGAAAAAGATCGAGTTGCCATGATACCCGAAGGAGAAAAAAACAAACCTGAAAAAAGAAAAACCAGTCCAGATCAACTGCCAAGAAGCAGCCCGAGTGATTCCGCTTCGCAGATGGTCAACCCCAGGGTAGCGGATGTTCCATTTGATTACAATACAGAAGAGCAGCTTCTTGGAACCGAAAACGTCGAGAAGGAAATTACCGTTGATCTTAACACTACGGAATACAAGTACATTTCCTATTTCACGAAACTGAAAGAGAGAATTTACCAGGTCTGGAAATATCCCAGAGAATCGCAGGTAAGAAGGGAACAGGGAAACGTGCGGATCGTTTTCACGCTCAGAAAAGACGGATACCTTGAAAATGTGAGGATAATTCAGCCTTCGGGTTTCGAGGATCTGGACAGGGAAGTGCTTCGGACAATAAGGGTGGCTTCTCCCTATAACCCGTTCCCGAAAAGCTGGGAGGAAGAAAAGTTAAAGATACCAGCTACTTTTGATTACAAACTTCCAAAATGGGTAAGATATTACAACTGA
- a CDS encoding isocitrate/isopropylmalate family dehydrogenase: protein MSARKVVLIPGDGIGPEIAEATKDVIAASGAKIEWVIRKAGVSSIEKYREVLPEVTLDAIREHKVALKGPCTTPIGEGFSSVNVELRKKLDLYAAVRPVRSIEGVRTRFSDINIVIVRENTEGLYSGVENTVSPGVVMSMKVATERACERIARWGFEYARKRGRKKITVFHKANIMKITDGLFIRKAREVSEQYPDIEYEEYIIDAGCMRLVQDPGMFDTLLLENLYGDVMSDLCAGFVGGLGVVPGANIGDEYSVFEAVHGSAPDIAGLEIANPLALIMSAVMMLRYLADSEGREDMREAADKIKTAYNMALSDGNKTRDLGGSLNTADFARVLIQNILKT from the coding sequence ATGAGCGCTAGAAAAGTCGTTTTAATCCCGGGAGACGGTATCGGCCCGGAAATCGCCGAAGCGACAAAGGACGTTATCGCGGCTTCCGGAGCCAAAATCGAATGGGTGATAAGAAAGGCCGGAGTATCGTCTATAGAAAAGTACCGGGAAGTCCTGCCGGAAGTCACTCTTGACGCCATAAGGGAGCATAAAGTCGCGCTTAAGGGGCCGTGCACAACCCCCATAGGAGAGGGGTTTTCTTCGGTGAACGTGGAACTGAGGAAAAAGCTTGACCTCTACGCGGCCGTAAGGCCGGTACGAAGCATTGAGGGCGTGAGGACCAGGTTCTCCGACATTAACATAGTCATCGTGCGAGAGAACACAGAAGGTCTTTACAGCGGCGTTGAGAACACGGTTTCCCCAGGGGTTGTGATGAGCATGAAAGTCGCGACCGAGAGAGCGTGCGAGCGAATCGCCAGATGGGGTTTTGAATACGCGAGAAAAAGAGGCAGAAAAAAGATTACCGTGTTTCACAAGGCCAACATAATGAAAATCACCGACGGTCTTTTTATCAGAAAGGCAAGGGAGGTGAGCGAGCAGTACCCGGACATCGAGTATGAAGAGTACATAATAGACGCGGGATGCATGAGGCTGGTTCAGGACCCGGGCATGTTTGACACACTGCTGCTTGAAAATCTCTACGGCGACGTGATGAGCGATCTCTGCGCCGGCTTTGTCGGAGGACTCGGCGTTGTTCCCGGCGCCAACATAGGGGATGAATACTCGGTCTTTGAAGCAGTGCACGGGTCCGCGCCGGACATAGCGGGACTCGAGATAGCGAATCCGCTCGCTCTGATAATGTCGGCCGTAATGATGCTCAGGTATCTGGCCGATTCGGAAGGAAGAGAGGACATGAGAGAGGCAGCCGACAAGATAAAAACAGCTTACAACATGGCCCTTTCAGATGGCAATAAGACCCGGGACCTGGGAGGCAGTCTCAATACGGCTGACTTTGCCAGGGTTCTTATACAGAATATACTGAAGACATAG
- a CDS encoding DedA family protein translates to MLKRLYEWVLGWADRKHGPFALSLVSFTEASFFPIPPDPLLVALCLGNPRKSYRFALYCSVFSILGAAAGYLIGCWVWELVGNFFTSHIITPETFAIVGDKYSENVFEAVLAAAFTPIPFKAFTVTAGVFKVDFLAFIAACAVGRTARFAIIAFLLSVFGERVKLLIDKYFNIFTVIFFALLLVGVLLLKKLG, encoded by the coding sequence ATGCTTAAAAGGCTCTACGAATGGGTTCTCGGGTGGGCGGACAGAAAGCACGGCCCCTTCGCGCTTTCCCTGGTTTCCTTCACGGAAGCCTCTTTTTTTCCCATACCCCCGGACCCCCTTCTCGTGGCGCTTTGTCTCGGAAATCCAAGAAAGTCATACCGATTCGCTCTTTACTGCTCCGTTTTTTCAATACTGGGAGCGGCAGCCGGATATCTGATAGGTTGCTGGGTGTGGGAGCTTGTCGGGAACTTTTTCACATCCCACATAATAACCCCGGAGACATTTGCGATTGTAGGCGACAAATATTCAGAAAACGTCTTTGAAGCCGTTTTGGCCGCGGCCTTTACCCCCATACCGTTTAAGGCGTTTACCGTGACGGCGGGAGTCTTTAAGGTCGACTTTCTCGCCTTTATCGCCGCCTGCGCCGTGGGAAGAACGGCAAGATTTGCCATAATAGCCTTCCTTCTTTCAGTTTTCGGAGAAAGAGTAAAATTGCTTATCGACAAATACTTCAACATATTTACGGTTATATTTTTCGCACTGCTTCTGGTTGGGGTGCTGCTTCTAAAGAAACTGGGCTGA
- the surE gene encoding 5'/3'-nucleotidase SurE translates to MKVKILLSNDDGVNSEGLRALGEALSHLGEVYTVAPDRDQSASSHSLNLMRPLRIEEISERVFSVDGTPTDCVNLAVNGILKERKPDLLVSGINMAANLGDDITYSGTVSAAIEATLMKIPAIAVSLAAKKDFLFQTAAHYSRVTAEFVLKTGLPENTLLNVNVPNLPLEEVKGIRVTRQGKRVYEAPIVENTDPRGKKYYWIGGNELDSLRIENSDIVSVLEGYVSITPIKLDLTDYGYLEELREKLENHA, encoded by the coding sequence ATGAAAGTCAAGATACTGCTCTCAAACGATGACGGGGTAAATTCAGAAGGCCTAAGAGCCCTTGGAGAAGCCCTTTCCCACCTGGGAGAAGTCTACACCGTGGCCCCTGACCGCGACCAGAGCGCCTCAAGCCACTCGCTCAACCTCATGAGACCTCTTAGAATCGAGGAAATCTCAGAGAGGGTCTTTTCCGTGGACGGAACTCCAACGGACTGCGTGAATCTCGCCGTGAACGGAATTCTGAAAGAGAGGAAGCCCGATCTCTTAGTCTCCGGAATAAATATGGCCGCCAACCTGGGAGATGACATAACGTATTCGGGGACCGTAAGCGCCGCGATAGAGGCGACTCTTATGAAAATCCCCGCGATAGCGGTATCGCTCGCGGCGAAAAAAGACTTCCTGTTCCAAACCGCCGCCCACTATTCAAGGGTAACCGCGGAATTCGTCCTTAAAACCGGTCTCCCCGAGAACACCCTGCTAAACGTGAACGTGCCCAACCTCCCCCTAGAAGAAGTAAAGGGAATACGGGTTACGCGCCAGGGCAAAAGGGTTTACGAGGCTCCAATAGTGGAGAATACGGACCCCCGGGGTAAAAAGTATTACTGGATAGGCGGAAACGAACTTGATTCCCTTAGAATCGAGAACTCAGACATAGTGTCCGTTCTTGAAGGCTATGTCTCCATAACCCCGATAAAGCTTGACTTGACGGATTACGGGTACCTGGAAGAACTCAGAGAGAAACTGGAGAACCATGCTTAA
- a CDS encoding MerR family transcriptional regulator — MTGMLSELSLPDKLYFKIGEVSEIIGVKPYVLRYWETEFKEVKPIRRKSQRLYDKDTIHLFHKIKHLLHDQKFTIAGVQKRLRDEKSGSGSISTLYSDKMLLREILNELKSLRKDL, encoded by the coding sequence ATGACTGGGATGCTTTCAGAGTTGTCTCTGCCGGACAAGCTTTATTTCAAGATAGGGGAAGTAAGCGAGATCATAGGAGTAAAACCCTATGTTCTCAGATACTGGGAAACCGAGTTCAAAGAGGTAAAGCCTATCAGAAGGAAGTCCCAGAGACTTTATGACAAGGATACAATCCACCTCTTCCACAAGATAAAGCACCTGCTTCACGACCAGAAGTTCACCATAGCGGGGGTTCAGAAAAGGCTCAGGGACGAGAAGAGCGGAAGCGGAAGCATATCCACCCTCTATTCGGACAAAATGCTGTTGCGGGAAATTCTAAATGAGTTAAAATCCCTGAGGAAGGATCTCTGA
- a CDS encoding ribonuclease HII codes for MSESDCLLHTEDGIQESGRIVAGVDEAGRGCLAGPVVAGAVILDENRPVHGLRDSKTLSEKRRNELFEQIREKAIAYSVGITEAAEIDRINILRAALLAMEKAVLSLGRKPDFLLIDGNSKTSLPIRQKAIIKGDSKCASIAAASIVAKVTRDRIMTEIEREYPGYGFSRHKGYPTKEHFGALRNLGPCPIHRKSFKGVL; via the coding sequence TTGTCTGAATCTGACTGCCTTTTACACACTGAAGATGGAATCCAGGAATCCGGGAGAATCGTGGCGGGAGTCGACGAAGCCGGGAGAGGGTGTCTGGCGGGGCCGGTCGTTGCAGGTGCCGTAATACTTGATGAGAACCGCCCTGTTCACGGACTCAGGGATTCCAAGACACTTTCTGAAAAAAGGCGTAATGAACTTTTCGAACAGATCCGGGAAAAGGCCATCGCGTACTCGGTCGGGATAACCGAGGCTGCGGAGATCGACCGCATAAACATCCTGCGGGCGGCGCTTTTGGCAATGGAAAAAGCCGTTCTGTCCCTGGGGAGAAAACCGGACTTCCTTCTCATAGATGGCAACTCGAAGACTTCTCTCCCTATCCGGCAAAAAGCGATAATAAAGGGTGACTCAAAGTGCGCCTCTATAGCGGCCGCTTCAATCGTCGCGAAAGTTACAAGGGACCGCATCATGACCGAGATTGAAAGGGAGTATCCCGGATACGGATTCTCCCGCCACAAGGGTTATCCAACAAAAGAGCACTTCGGCGCGCTGAGGAACCTGGGACCCTGCCCGATACATAGAAAATCCTTTAAAGGTGTCTTATAA
- the dapA gene encoding 4-hydroxy-tetrahydrodipicolinate synthase gives MVHGSIVAIVTPFDDGAVDYGRLEELIEFHIESGTHGIVPVGTTGESPTLSHAEHEEVIKFTVETARGRVPVVAGTGSNSTEEALRLTKFAEKAGADAALVVTPYYNKPTQEGIYRHFRTIADKTSVPLILYNVPGRTVVNIEPETVERLFCDCENIIGIKEASGSLEHASRIIFLCGEDLILLSGDDAVNYPLLTVGGRGFISVTANIAPVDVSEMYNCFARGEIDRAKELHYRLLPLSRVLFVESNPIPVKAALAVMGKISPEIRAPLYELSGGNLERLKRELESYGLT, from the coding sequence GTGGTACACGGTTCTATAGTAGCGATAGTAACGCCGTTTGATGACGGCGCAGTTGACTACGGACGGCTCGAAGAGTTAATAGAGTTCCACATAGAGAGCGGAACTCACGGTATAGTTCCGGTCGGAACCACAGGAGAATCCCCTACCCTGTCTCACGCGGAACACGAAGAGGTAATAAAATTCACGGTGGAGACAGCAAGGGGAAGGGTCCCCGTGGTCGCTGGCACCGGATCAAACAGTACAGAGGAAGCCCTGCGCCTCACTAAGTTCGCGGAGAAAGCCGGTGCGGATGCGGCGCTGGTGGTAACCCCCTACTACAACAAGCCAACCCAGGAAGGCATCTATCGGCATTTTCGCACCATTGCCGACAAAACGTCTGTTCCCCTTATACTTTACAATGTGCCCGGACGCACGGTCGTAAACATAGAACCGGAAACTGTGGAGCGGCTCTTTTGCGACTGCGAAAACATAATCGGCATCAAGGAAGCCTCTGGATCGCTTGAGCACGCAAGCAGAATCATTTTTCTCTGCGGAGAGGACCTGATCCTTCTCTCGGGAGATGACGCGGTTAACTACCCGCTTTTAACGGTCGGGGGCAGGGGTTTCATAAGCGTGACGGCAAACATAGCTCCCGTGGACGTATCGGAAATGTACAACTGCTTTGCAAGAGGAGAAATTGATAGGGCTAAAGAGCTTCACTACCGCCTTCTGCCGCTCAGCAGGGTTCTGTTCGTCGAATCAAACCCGATACCCGTAAAGGCCGCTCTTGCCGTGATGGGCAAAATAAGCCCCGAGATAAGGGCACCTCTTTACGAGCTTTCGGGGGGAAATCTCGAGAGACTGAAAAGGGAACTTGAGAGCTACGGACTCACGTAA
- a CDS encoding zinc ribbon domain-containing protein: MPERGILKKLSDFFLAPPRIDSDELRELLGEDDSVLITVQTLSCTYKPKTWIDRNAFFRSILVLTKKRILILKNSSRVNVLREIELDTITHHKFGSTRSKGLKLEIKTVDAEDVIMFHQQYRKEFEELSEKFEEVITEAISLSTGTGETFFCMHCGVRIPAASVFCSSCGKKVKL, from the coding sequence ATGCCTGAGAGAGGTATTTTAAAAAAGCTTTCGGATTTTTTCCTCGCGCCGCCGAGGATCGACTCCGATGAACTCAGGGAGCTGCTCGGGGAAGACGATTCCGTGCTTATCACGGTCCAGACCCTGAGCTGTACTTACAAGCCCAAGACATGGATAGACAGAAACGCTTTTTTCAGAAGCATACTTGTGCTTACGAAAAAAAGGATTCTGATACTTAAAAACAGTTCCAGAGTAAACGTTCTAAGGGAAATAGAGCTTGATACCATAACGCATCACAAGTTCGGTTCCACAAGGAGCAAGGGGCTTAAGCTTGAAATAAAGACAGTCGACGCCGAAGACGTAATAATGTTTCACCAGCAGTACAGAAAGGAGTTTGAGGAACTTTCGGAGAAATTTGAAGAGGTGATAACCGAAGCCATTTCACTCTCCACCGGAACCGGAGAGACTTTTTTCTGCATGCACTGCGGAGTAAGGATTCCTGCCGCGAGCGTCTTCTGTTCTTCCTGCGGCAAAAAAGTTAAGTTATAG